A window of Plasmodium malariae genome assembly, chromosome: 5 contains these coding sequences:
- the EIF3M gene encoding eukaryotic translation initiation factor 3 subunit M, putative: MSVYIQLTHDLSGTVTAVTIGDWILGLLKQKNIQEYEVFFKKFLNIYQKQDKDSESNNRSEIFSLLLSASDFVFETLVETKKNNKIKVIIDNKESIKSFSEFYKEVEEYFVILISILQLEFKSVEDLNNATNNFIKAIKNYNVFPELRLKILQLLYNSFSVNFSFRFPTFIAILQFSSQNNIFHNILPYIKFIDQWIKEWNISSREKRQIYLIIAQELKKLKKYEDSFKHLKKHIYYFQKEGVEILNRPNTVNASVELIVDSINLNNIIYFHEILYLDAIQNLQTIHEHRPIYELLTIFYKYSIYEFLTFKNTYGVDFFTKYNIDLEACENKIYLLSIISLFKESNVQNIQYISEKLNITTLQIEQILVAAIGNGVIDAKIDQINKTVQLKTAILRHFSDAHWEQLNNQISKYINNIQKIIDLASHAKPLPGK, from the coding sequence ATGTCGGTATATATACAACTAACGCATGATCTATCAGGAACAGTAACTGCAGTAACGATCGGTGATTGGATTTTAGGTTTATTGAAGCAAAAGAATATACAAGAATATgaagtattttttaaaaagtttttgAACATATATCAAAAGCAAGATAAGGATTCAGAGAGTAATAATAGATCGGAAATATTTTCCTTGTTGTTGTCAGCAAGTGATTTCGTGTTTGAGACTCTAgttgaaacaaaaaagaataacaaGATAAAAGTTATAATAGATAATAAAGAGAGTATAAAAAGTTTTAGtgaattttataaagaagtagaagaatattttgttattttgatATCCATTTTACAATTAGAATTTAAGAGTGTTGAAGATTTAAATAATGCaactaataattttattaaagctataaaaaattataatgtttttccagaattaagattaaaaatattacaactATTATATAACTCTTTTAGtgtaaatttttcttttcgcTTCCCGACCTTTATAGctattttacaattttcatctcaaaataatatttttcataatattcttCCATATATTAAATTCATAGATCAGTGGATAAAGGAATGGAATATAAGTTCCCGTGAAAAGAGacagatatatttaattattgcACAAGAAttgaaaaagttaaaaaagtATGAAGACTCATTTaagcatttaaaaaaacatatatactattttcAAAAGGAAGGAGTAGAAATACTTAATCGTCCAAATACAGTTAATGCAAGTGTTGAACTAATTGTTGATTcgattaatttaaataacattatttattttcatgaaatattatatttggaTGCTATACAAAATTTGCAAACTATACATGAACATAGACCTATATATGAGTTActaactattttttataaatacagcatttatgaatttttaacttttaaaaatacttatGGTGTTGATTTCTTtactaaatataatatagatCTAGAAGCatgtgaaaataaaatttacttaCTATCTATTATATCGTTATTTAAAGAGTCCAATGTTCAAAATATTCAATACATTTCAGAAAAACTAAATATTACTACTCTACAAATTGAACAAATTCTTGTTGCCGCTATTGGAAATGGGGTTATTGATGCAAAAATTGACCAAATAAACAAAACGGTACAACTGAAAACGGCAATTTTAAGACACTTCAGTGATGCACACTGGGAGCAGTTGAACAACCAAATAAGtaagtacataaataatattcagAAGATTATTGACTTGGCTAGCCACGCGAAACCTCTACCCGGAAAGTAA